One Bacillus sp. 1780r2a1 DNA segment encodes these proteins:
- a CDS encoding nucleotide sugar dehydrogenase has product MAKKLCVVGLGYIGLPTAVMFANHGLQVHGVDVNEHAVNLIKNKQLHIEENGLQERLEEAVDEGLFTVSTKPEEADVFIIAVPSPINSDKTANLNYVREATKSIVPYVRKGNLVILESTVPPRTVEDVMLPVLKETGLAFGTELFVSHSPERVIPGKVFEELVNNDRIVGGINEESSRLTVELYKVFVKGNIHVTDATTAEMVKVIENTYRDVNIAFANELAKISEKLGVNAWEAIKLANYHPRVNIHLPGPGVGGHCIAVDPWFLTELQPELAKIISLSRQTNDSMPEYTALKAKSILDAKGIQHGRVAVLGLAFKGNIDDMRESPSTDVLAHLDKLNVDYTAFDPHIKENKIEKQTQDLEEAVAHADLILILTDHNEFKEMLPSAVEDKMRTKAIFDTKNCIQRDAWKQAGFDVILLGDSKVSTM; this is encoded by the coding sequence ATGGCAAAAAAATTATGTGTAGTTGGCTTAGGGTATATTGGTTTACCGACAGCCGTTATGTTTGCAAATCATGGTTTACAGGTTCACGGCGTTGACGTAAACGAGCATGCAGTCAACTTAATTAAAAATAAACAGCTTCATATAGAAGAGAATGGACTACAAGAGCGCTTAGAAGAAGCAGTCGACGAAGGCTTATTCACGGTTAGTACAAAACCTGAAGAAGCAGATGTATTCATTATTGCAGTACCTTCGCCAATTAATAGTGATAAAACAGCTAATTTAAATTATGTAAGAGAAGCAACCAAATCAATCGTTCCTTATGTTCGTAAAGGGAATTTGGTTATTTTAGAGTCAACAGTTCCTCCTCGTACTGTAGAGGATGTTATGCTACCTGTTTTAAAAGAAACAGGACTAGCGTTTGGAACAGAATTATTTGTGTCTCATTCACCTGAGCGTGTTATTCCAGGTAAGGTATTTGAAGAACTGGTAAACAATGATCGCATTGTGGGTGGAATTAACGAAGAATCAAGTCGATTAACAGTGGAATTATATAAAGTATTCGTAAAAGGCAATATTCACGTAACAGATGCTACAACGGCTGAAATGGTCAAGGTTATTGAAAATACGTACCGCGATGTGAACATTGCTTTCGCGAATGAGTTAGCAAAAATTAGTGAAAAACTAGGTGTTAATGCTTGGGAAGCGATTAAGTTAGCGAACTATCATCCACGTGTAAACATTCATTTACCAGGGCCGGGTGTAGGGGGACACTGTATCGCAGTTGACCCATGGTTCTTAACAGAACTACAACCTGAGTTAGCGAAAATCATTTCTCTTTCTCGCCAAACAAATGATTCAATGCCAGAATATACCGCGCTAAAAGCAAAAAGCATTCTTGATGCAAAAGGCATTCAGCACGGTCGTGTTGCCGTATTAGGCCTAGCATTTAAAGGGAATATTGATGATATGCGTGAAAGTCCATCAACGGATGTATTGGCACATTTAGATAAGTTAAATGTTGATTACACGGCGTTCGACCCGCACATTAAAGAAAATAAAATTGAAAAGCAAACACAAGACTTAGAGGAAGCTGTAGCTCATGCAGACTTAATCTTAATTCTCACAGACCATAACGAATTTAAAGAAATGCTTCCGTCTGCAGTTGAAGATAAAATGCGTACCAAAGCTATCTTTGATACGAAAAATTGTATTCAGCGTGATGCATGGAAACAAGCAGGATTTGATGTTATTTTATTAGGTGATTCTAAAGTTTCTACAATGTAA
- the galU gene encoding UTP--glucose-1-phosphate uridylyltransferase GalU — translation MTVRKAIIPAAGLGTRFLPATKAQPKEMLPIVDKPTIQYIIEEAVASGIEDILIISGRGKRAIEDHFDKSYELEETLAAKEKWDMLKEIQEISSLANIHYIRQKEPKGLGHAINCAQSFIGNEPFAVLLGDDIVQSEKPCLKQLMDVYEEHQCTVVGVQEVPRQETNKYGIIGIEESIQDDVFEVNTLVEKPNPADAPSTYAIMGRYILTPEIFDILSQEKIGAGGEVQLTDAILQLNESQRVLAHYFQGNRYDVGDKFGFIKATVDFGLQRDELKEKLMDYFQTIVKDK, via the coding sequence ATGACAGTACGTAAAGCAATCATACCAGCTGCAGGATTAGGAACACGATTTTTACCTGCAACGAAAGCGCAACCAAAAGAAATGTTACCGATTGTTGATAAACCAACGATTCAATATATTATTGAAGAGGCAGTAGCTTCTGGTATTGAAGATATTCTAATTATTAGCGGTCGCGGTAAGCGCGCGATTGAAGATCACTTTGATAAATCATATGAATTAGAAGAAACGTTAGCAGCTAAAGAAAAATGGGACATGCTTAAAGAAATCCAAGAAATTTCAAGCTTAGCCAATATTCATTACATTCGCCAAAAGGAACCAAAGGGGTTAGGGCATGCGATTAACTGTGCACAAAGCTTTATTGGTAATGAACCTTTTGCAGTTTTACTCGGTGATGATATTGTACAATCGGAAAAGCCTTGCTTAAAACAACTTATGGATGTTTATGAAGAACACCAATGTACGGTAGTAGGTGTTCAGGAAGTACCTCGTCAAGAAACGAATAAATATGGAATTATTGGAATTGAAGAGTCAATACAAGATGATGTTTTTGAAGTAAATACGTTAGTAGAAAAGCCAAATCCGGCTGATGCACCTTCTACGTACGCAATTATGGGAAGATACATTTTAACACCTGAGATTTTTGATATTTTAAGTCAAGAGAAAATTGGTGCTGGGGGAGAAGTGCAGTTGACAGATGCAATTTTACAACTGAATGAATCTCAGCGCGTGTTGGCTCACTATTTCCAAGGTAATCGCTATGATGTAGGAGATAAGTTTGGTTTTATTAAGGCTACGGTAGATTTTGGTTTGCAAAGAGATGAACTGAAAGAAAAACTAATGGACTACTTTCAAACGATTGTAAAAGACAAATGA
- a CDS encoding DEAD/DEAH box helicase, with amino-acid sequence MLMFDLFELTLHIDKYEDKLFLYCTDRNQQLLQPAKWKNSLFLWHSSSYYGTTLSPFELDGKSGILLSAWDSFTFFLSIEKGHLLTPTFSEEVQDYFNRALKLKENLLTVDGLTQPLLVNSNSTWEKNVLEFLFLNHTYQLLEEANIPYPQSEYTVSVRFEEPLFEGSFWEVQLVAIPADSDQDPFLIRDDMIHEYQNEKAILYEVQRIKHSSPTLRHALSGKVPTLSDEELWNFLTQESNELIQKGVHMQLPSWWKGIKKGRIQVHAVHEENQASSFGIEALTNFQWSVSIDSHRLTEDELNDLIKKKKQLLKLDGQWIHVDSTLIRKAKKLLKEAKQQGVSVHQVLRSHLKQPFSFDNDCNNVPIEYYLNSHSQSIVNQLKQAHTLPPIQLSSAFKGKLRHYQQVGLNWLIHLRQIGIGGLLADDMGLGKTIQLISYFTKANELAAAQKPFLLICPTSLIGNWEKELSKFSPYLKVYTHYGKNRLASENTTSLDEISDYDLVITTYQLVAQEVGLFQAKVWDTVCLDEAQHIKNPHTKQAKAVKKLNTAHRFALTGTPIENRLTELWSIVDFLNPGYLDSLERFKKEFVIPIEKEQDLKKSKQLKALLSPILLRRTKSDKKIALDLPDKQEEKVHIELTAEQKVLYEELVHSTLNDLKEQKGIERSGQVLQLLTKLKLLCNHPALLLKEPINKQAITRSPKLEKTVELLKQIKLQNESCLIFTQYLETGNMLKRTLKRALKEDVLFLHGGLSKAERDDMVASFQSGQHSIFILSLRSGGVGLNLTTANHVIHFDRWWNPAVENQATDRVYRIGQQKFVHIHKFISLGTIEEKIDDMMMKKYALSEQLVQNDKWITELSQQELQELFQYN; translated from the coding sequence ATGCTGATGTTTGATTTATTTGAACTAACGCTCCATATTGATAAATACGAAGATAAGTTGTTTTTATACTGCACCGACAGAAACCAACAGCTTCTACAGCCAGCCAAATGGAAGAATTCCCTATTTTTATGGCATTCTTCTTCTTATTACGGTACAACTCTATCTCCTTTTGAGCTGGACGGCAAGAGTGGTATTCTATTGTCAGCATGGGATAGCTTCACATTCTTTTTGTCCATTGAAAAAGGACACTTATTAACACCAACGTTTTCAGAAGAAGTTCAGGATTACTTTAATAGAGCTTTAAAGCTAAAAGAGAACCTATTAACTGTCGATGGATTAACACAGCCTTTATTGGTAAATAGCAATTCAACTTGGGAAAAAAATGTGCTTGAATTTCTTTTTCTCAATCATACTTATCAGCTGCTCGAGGAGGCTAATATCCCTTATCCTCAAAGTGAATATACCGTATCTGTGCGATTTGAAGAACCGTTATTTGAAGGTTCTTTTTGGGAAGTTCAGCTAGTAGCCATTCCTGCAGATAGCGATCAAGACCCTTTTCTTATTCGTGATGACATGATTCATGAGTATCAAAATGAAAAAGCTATTTTATATGAAGTTCAACGAATTAAGCACTCATCACCTACCTTACGACATGCCTTATCAGGAAAAGTACCTACGTTATCTGATGAAGAGCTATGGAACTTCCTGACCCAGGAAAGCAATGAATTAATTCAAAAAGGTGTGCACATGCAGCTACCTAGCTGGTGGAAAGGAATTAAAAAAGGTCGAATTCAAGTACACGCTGTCCATGAAGAAAACCAAGCGTCTTCGTTTGGAATAGAAGCTTTAACAAACTTTCAATGGTCGGTTTCTATAGACTCACATAGGTTAACGGAAGATGAGCTCAACGACTTGATTAAAAAGAAAAAACAGTTGCTAAAATTAGATGGTCAATGGATTCATGTAGACAGTACGCTTATCAGAAAAGCGAAAAAGCTGCTAAAAGAAGCAAAGCAACAAGGCGTTAGCGTCCATCAAGTATTGCGTTCGCATCTAAAACAGCCTTTTTCATTTGATAATGATTGCAATAACGTGCCCATTGAATATTACTTAAATTCACACTCTCAATCAATTGTTAATCAATTAAAGCAAGCTCATACACTTCCACCTATCCAACTTTCTTCTGCTTTTAAAGGAAAACTGCGCCATTATCAACAGGTAGGATTAAATTGGTTAATCCACCTACGTCAAATAGGGATAGGCGGCTTGTTAGCAGACGACATGGGTCTTGGTAAAACGATTCAGTTGATTAGTTATTTTACAAAGGCAAATGAACTAGCCGCTGCACAAAAGCCCTTTTTACTTATTTGCCCAACTTCACTGATTGGGAATTGGGAGAAAGAGCTGAGTAAATTTTCACCTTACCTCAAAGTGTATACTCACTATGGTAAAAACCGATTAGCGTCAGAAAACACAACAAGTCTAGATGAAATAAGTGATTATGATCTAGTCATTACAACTTATCAATTGGTGGCTCAAGAAGTCGGACTTTTTCAAGCGAAAGTTTGGGATACAGTATGTTTGGACGAAGCCCAACATATTAAGAACCCTCATACTAAACAGGCAAAAGCAGTTAAAAAATTAAATACAGCTCATCGATTTGCTCTGACCGGTACACCAATCGAAAATCGGTTAACCGAGCTATGGTCTATTGTTGATTTTCTAAATCCTGGTTATCTAGATAGCTTAGAAAGGTTTAAGAAAGAATTTGTTATTCCAATTGAGAAAGAACAAGACCTAAAAAAATCGAAACAGTTAAAAGCATTGCTTTCTCCCATTTTATTAAGACGTACTAAATCAGATAAAAAAATTGCTTTAGACCTACCTGATAAACAAGAAGAAAAAGTGCATATTGAGTTAACAGCTGAACAAAAAGTGCTGTACGAAGAGCTTGTTCATTCGACTCTTAACGATCTTAAAGAACAAAAAGGAATTGAACGAAGCGGTCAGGTTCTTCAACTTCTAACAAAGCTCAAACTACTTTGTAACCACCCTGCTTTGTTGTTAAAAGAGCCAATTAATAAGCAAGCTATTACTCGATCACCTAAGCTTGAGAAGACAGTTGAGCTACTAAAACAAATTAAACTACAAAATGAAAGCTGCTTAATCTTCACTCAATATCTTGAAACAGGGAACATGCTAAAACGTACTTTGAAAAGAGCTTTAAAAGAAGATGTATTATTCTTGCATGGAGGTTTATCAAAAGCAGAGCGTGATGACATGGTAGCATCTTTTCAATCTGGTCAGCATTCCATTTTCATCTTATCCTTACGATCAGGTGGAGTTGGTTTGAACCTAACAACCGCGAATCACGTAATTCATTTTGATCGTTGGTGGAATCCAGCAGTCGAAAATCAAGCGACGGATCGCGTATATCGAATTGGTCAACAAAAATTTGTCCATATTCATAAATTTATTTCCTTAGGGACGATTGAAGAAAAGATTGATGATATGATGATGAAAAAATACGCGCTAAGTGAACAGTTAGTTCAAAATGACAAGTGGATCACAGAATTGTCACAGCAAGAACTGCAAGAATTATTTCAATACAATTAA
- a CDS encoding LysM peptidoglycan-binding domain-containing protein gives MKKKQIVLSIGSILGGITLFQTSTDAASTSVQVKSGDTLWSIATKYQTSVQNLKTQNNLKSDVIHIGQTLVISSNASKPSEPTKPVETAKPTPSTPSTASTYKVQSGDTLYKIAAQFKMSVSDLKRLNSLSSNVIYVNQTLKVNGQATSSNPKPEVTEPQTPSVSTNGTYKVQQGDTLSKIAAQFKMSVSALKTANNLKSDIIYVNQVLKVTTSGAAPSTPSTGTPSTTTPTNGQLNVSKMITDAKKYIGVPYKWGGTTPSGFDCSGFIYYVMKEQVSMPRYTTMGFWNASKSVSQPQPGDLVFFTTYTSGPSHLGIYLGNRQFIHAGSSTGVTISSLDNSYWNKRYLGAKRFSK, from the coding sequence GTGAAAAAAAAGCAAATTGTCCTGTCGATAGGATCGATATTAGGAGGAATTACCCTTTTTCAAACGTCTACTGACGCTGCTTCTACTTCTGTTCAGGTAAAGTCAGGCGATACTTTGTGGTCAATAGCTACTAAATATCAAACAAGTGTACAAAACTTAAAGACTCAAAATAACCTAAAGTCTGATGTTATCCATATAGGACAAACACTCGTGATTTCGTCTAATGCATCAAAACCATCAGAGCCTACGAAACCTGTTGAGACAGCAAAACCAACACCTTCCACACCGAGTACTGCTTCTACTTATAAAGTACAAAGTGGCGATACGCTATATAAGATTGCAGCTCAATTTAAAATGAGCGTTTCAGATTTAAAAAGGTTAAATTCACTCTCATCAAATGTTATTTATGTCAACCAAACATTAAAAGTAAATGGACAAGCTACATCTTCTAACCCCAAGCCGGAAGTAACGGAACCACAAACGCCGTCGGTTTCAACAAATGGTACATACAAAGTTCAGCAGGGTGATACGCTTTCTAAAATTGCAGCTCAGTTTAAAATGAGCGTCTCTGCTCTTAAAACAGCAAATAACTTAAAATCTGATATTATTTATGTCAACCAGGTCTTAAAAGTAACTACATCTGGAGCAGCGCCATCTACGCCAAGCACTGGCACTCCTTCAACTACAACGCCAACCAATGGACAACTAAATGTTTCTAAAATGATTACTGATGCAAAGAAATATATAGGTGTTCCTTATAAATGGGGTGGTACAACACCATCTGGCTTTGATTGCAGTGGATTTATTTACTATGTAATGAAAGAACAAGTTTCAATGCCTCGTTATACAACAATGGGCTTTTGGAATGCTTCAAAGTCGGTAAGTCAGCCACAACCTGGAGATTTGGTGTTCTTTACTACATATACGTCAGGACCTTCACATCTAGGAATTTACCTAGGAAATCGTCAGTTTATTCATGCTGGCTCTTCAACAGGTGTAACTATTTCAAGCTTAGATAATAGCTATTGGAACAAACGCTACCTAGGAGCGAAACGTTTCTCAAAATAA
- the ssb gene encoding single-stranded DNA-binding protein, which translates to MINEVVLVGRLTRAPELKYTSEGIPFSHITVAVNRNFRNQEGEVDADFVSITLWRKNAENMTKYCDKESIIGVVGRVQTRTFENNLHQRAYVTEIIAEYVRFLSGKPSSPENQP; encoded by the coding sequence TTGATTAATGAAGTAGTGTTAGTAGGGCGTTTGACACGAGCTCCTGAACTAAAATATACTTCCGAAGGAATTCCTTTTTCTCACATTACAGTAGCTGTGAACAGAAATTTTCGTAACCAGGAAGGAGAAGTGGACGCAGATTTTGTATCAATAACGCTATGGCGGAAAAACGCTGAAAACATGACGAAATACTGTGATAAGGAGTCTATTATAGGAGTCGTAGGTCGTGTGCAAACACGTACGTTTGAAAACAACTTGCATCAACGCGCTTATGTTACAGAAATTATCGCAGAATATGTTCGGTTTTTAAGCGGTAAGCCTTCCTCACCTGAAAATCAGCCATGA
- a CDS encoding YwpF-like family protein, producing MKTFRLVGLQLIDHEGEKHNLELNKGLIINKEDTDNHWILEAVIDQQFTRLFELPLKDHQPVQIEALISKPTNDPALFSVQVVSVKAINDKQISVLMKGTLLERKLHFAEMILANLIEQGLTGSELLAQFKYQLHNKKRNNKTLPTNERENIKNT from the coding sequence ATGAAAACATTTCGATTAGTCGGCCTACAACTAATTGATCATGAAGGAGAGAAACATAATTTAGAATTAAATAAAGGGTTAATTATTAATAAAGAAGATACAGATAACCATTGGATTCTCGAAGCTGTTATTGATCAGCAGTTTACACGCTTATTTGAGCTGCCACTAAAAGATCATCAACCTGTACAAATTGAGGCACTTATCTCAAAACCAACCAACGATCCTGCCTTGTTTTCGGTTCAGGTTGTTTCAGTCAAAGCAATTAACGATAAGCAGATAAGCGTATTAATGAAAGGTACATTACTTGAAAGAAAACTACACTTTGCTGAAATGATTCTCGCTAACTTGATTGAACAAGGTTTAACAGGTTCTGAATTATTAGCACAGTTTAAATATCAGCTTCATAATAAAAAACGAAATAACAAAACTCTTCCTACTAATGAACGAGAAAATATAAAGAACACGTGA
- a CDS encoding helix-turn-helix domain-containing protein has product MLEIAVKIKMLRANAGLTQDQFAKLLNISRSKVSKWETSIQYPDIADCLLLKSHFQINLDEFLESEPHLQQPHKLNSSPATYHVSDNDVHTLLMLFQKYPDLKKALQKLHSLPEVPQKELLNTITPLFRKLYTLSNKKQT; this is encoded by the coding sequence ATGTTAGAAATTGCTGTTAAGATTAAAATGCTTCGTGCTAATGCAGGTTTGACTCAAGATCAATTTGCAAAATTGCTTAATATTTCTCGCTCTAAAGTTTCCAAATGGGAAACTTCCATTCAATATCCCGATATAGCAGACTGCCTTTTGCTTAAAAGTCATTTCCAAATAAATCTAGATGAGTTTTTAGAATCTGAACCTCACCTTCAACAACCCCACAAACTCAACTCTTCACCTGCTACTTATCATGTTTCCGACAACGATGTTCACACTCTACTTATGCTCTTTCAAAAATACCCTGATTTAAAAAAAGCTTTACAAAAACTGCACTCTTTACCAGAAGTACCTCAAAAAGAGCTCTTAAATACCATCACCCCTTTATTCCGGAAATTGTATACGCTTTCAAACAAAAAACAAACATGA
- a CDS encoding flagellar hook-basal body protein, with protein sequence MNRSMINATNTMTQLQQRLDLVGSNLANVNTVGYKKRDASFSDMLYQQITNQSDKASEQGRKTPLGIRQGAGAILSQTKLVTTQGSLQETGRQLDVALTNPNVFFQVQRDNNGTVETYYTKSGSFYLTPLGNGEVQLVNADGNAVLDSEGNIISFSKDFRELQINKAGELTVVGSEENEVITLGLTRVNRPQSLEAVGLSLFKVPDALNQENSIQSLQGDERMESGIRQGVLEQSNVDMSKEITDMTLTQRAYQFNSQSISIADQMMGLVNSIR encoded by the coding sequence GTGAATCGCTCGATGATTAATGCTACAAACACAATGACTCAATTGCAACAGCGCTTAGATTTAGTTGGAAGCAACTTGGCAAACGTAAATACAGTTGGTTACAAAAAGCGTGACGCGTCATTTAGTGATATGTTGTATCAACAAATCACTAATCAGTCGGATAAAGCAAGTGAACAAGGAAGAAAGACACCGCTTGGCATTCGTCAAGGAGCAGGAGCCATTCTTTCTCAAACGAAACTTGTTACTACACAAGGTTCACTTCAAGAAACAGGGCGACAACTAGATGTTGCATTAACCAACCCAAACGTTTTCTTTCAGGTGCAGAGAGATAATAATGGTACAGTAGAAACGTACTATACAAAAAGCGGTTCCTTTTATCTTACCCCACTTGGAAACGGAGAAGTACAGTTAGTGAACGCAGATGGAAATGCAGTCTTAGATAGTGAAGGCAATATTATTTCCTTTAGCAAGGACTTTCGTGAGCTTCAAATTAATAAAGCTGGTGAATTAACTGTTGTTGGAAGTGAAGAAAATGAAGTTATTACCCTAGGTTTAACTCGAGTAAACCGTCCGCAGTCACTTGAGGCAGTTGGTTTATCTTTATTTAAGGTTCCTGATGCTCTAAATCAAGAAAATAGTATTCAAAGCTTACAGGGTGATGAACGTATGGAATCGGGGATTCGGCAAGGGGTCTTGGAACAATCGAACGTTGATATGAGCAAAGAAATAACGGATATGACATTGACGCAAAGAGCCTACCAGTTTAATTCGCAATCCATTTCAATTGCTGATCAAATGATGGGACTGGTAAACAGTATACGTTAA
- a CDS encoding flagellar hook-basal body protein, with product MFKGFYTATAGMLSQQRRTDMLTNNIANANTPGFKEDQGVIRAFPEMLLQRIEEQQKGKTVTRSQENIGSLNTGVYLQETVPNFVQGDLQQTDYQTDLALLQTNLPDQNGGLFFVVQSSEDNLSYTRNGNFSVDPAGFLTTNNGEYVLNINNETINVGSEEFKVDNQGNVMVNGEVTGQLNIAYADSMETIIKTGNGLYQTENGEPLPSTIENGDASYEIKQGFVERSNVNMSQTMTELLTAYRTFEANQKVMQAYDRSMEKAANEIGKVR from the coding sequence TTGTTTAAAGGTTTTTATACAGCGACAGCAGGAATGCTATCCCAACAGCGAAGAACAGATATGCTTACAAATAATATTGCTAATGCAAATACTCCAGGCTTTAAAGAGGATCAAGGAGTTATTAGAGCGTTTCCGGAGATGTTATTGCAGCGTATCGAAGAGCAGCAAAAAGGAAAAACTGTAACTCGTTCTCAAGAGAACATTGGAAGCTTAAATACAGGAGTATACTTACAAGAAACGGTTCCTAATTTTGTGCAAGGAGATCTCCAGCAAACCGATTACCAAACAGATCTCGCACTGTTACAAACGAACTTACCAGACCAGAATGGTGGCTTATTTTTCGTAGTACAGAGTTCTGAGGATAACCTTTCTTATACACGAAATGGTAATTTTTCAGTAGACCCGGCAGGATTTTTAACCACTAATAATGGTGAATATGTGCTTAATATAAATAATGAAACTATCAATGTCGGAAGTGAAGAATTTAAAGTGGATAATCAAGGGAATGTAATGGTTAATGGTGAAGTAACGGGGCAATTAAATATTGCGTATGCTGATTCTATGGAAACAATCATTAAAACAGGAAACGGACTATACCAAACTGAAAATGGTGAGCCGTTGCCTTCAACTATTGAAAACGGTGACGCTTCTTACGAAATTAAACAGGGGTTTGTGGAGCGCTCTAATGTAAATATGTCACAAACTATGACTGAACTACTTACTGCTTATCGTACATTTGAAGCAAATCAAAAAGTGATGCAAGCTTACGATCGCAGCATGGAAAAAGCAGCCAATGAAATTGGTAAAGTAAGATAA
- a CDS encoding rod shape-determining protein: MLAKDIGIDLGTANVLIHVKGKGIVLNEPSVVAIDKNTNKVLAVGEEARQMVGRTPSNIVAIRPLKDGVIADFDITESMLKYFINKLNVKGFLSKPRILICCPTNITSVEQKAIREAAEKSGGKTIYLEEEPKVAAIGAGMDIFQPSGNMVVDIGGGTTDVAVLSMGDIVTASSIKMAGDRFDAEILQYIKSKYKLLIGERTAEEIKVKIGTVFPNSREEELDIRGRDMVSGLPRTVTVKSHEVEEALRESVSVIVQASKSVLERTPPELSADIIDRGVILTGGGALLHGIDQLLAEELKVPVLIAESPMDCVAVGTGIMLDNIDRLSRRSII, encoded by the coding sequence ATGTTAGCAAAAGACATCGGTATCGACCTTGGTACGGCTAACGTCTTAATTCATGTAAAAGGCAAAGGAATTGTATTAAATGAACCATCGGTTGTAGCAATCGATAAAAATACAAATAAAGTGTTAGCAGTTGGGGAAGAAGCACGTCAGATGGTTGGACGTACACCTAGTAATATTGTAGCAATTCGTCCTCTTAAAGATGGTGTAATCGCGGACTTTGATATTACAGAATCTATGTTGAAATATTTCATTAATAAGTTAAATGTAAAAGGTTTTTTATCGAAACCTCGCATTTTAATTTGCTGTCCTACGAATATTACATCCGTAGAACAAAAGGCAATACGTGAAGCAGCCGAAAAAAGTGGCGGCAAAACCATTTATTTAGAAGAAGAGCCAAAAGTAGCAGCTATTGGTGCGGGAATGGATATCTTTCAACCAAGCGGTAATATGGTAGTGGATATTGGTGGGGGAACAACAGATGTGGCTGTGTTATCAATGGGCGATATTGTAACAGCTTCATCTATTAAAATGGCTGGAGATCGTTTTGATGCTGAAATCTTACAGTATATAAAAAGCAAATATAAGCTGTTAATTGGTGAGAGAACAGCTGAAGAAATTAAGGTGAAAATTGGTACAGTTTTCCCTAACTCAAGAGAAGAAGAATTAGATATTAGAGGTCGAGATATGGTGTCAGGCCTTCCTCGTACAGTCACAGTAAAATCTCATGAGGTAGAGGAAGCGCTTAGAGAATCTGTTAGCGTCATTGTACAAGCATCAAAAAGTGTCTTAGAACGTACACCTCCAGAGCTTTCTGCCGATATTATAGATAGAGGTGTTATCTTAACAGGCGGAGGAGCTTTACTACACGGTATTGATCAGTTGCTAGCAGAAGAACTAAAAGTTCCCGTACTGATTGCTGAGAGTCCAATGGATTGTGTTGCAGTTGGTACAGGTATTATGCTAGACAATATCGATCGACTTTCTCGCCGAAGTATTATTTAA
- the spoIIID gene encoding sporulation transcriptional regulator SpoIIID, with translation MHDYIKERTIKIGKYIVETKKTVRVIAKEFGVSKSTVHKDLTERLPEINPELANEVKEILDYHKSIRHLRGGEATKLKYKKEEEIVK, from the coding sequence GTGCACGATTACATCAAAGAGAGAACTATCAAGATTGGGAAGTATATCGTGGAAACCAAAAAGACCGTTCGTGTAATTGCGAAAGAGTTTGGTGTTTCTAAAAGTACTGTCCATAAAGATTTAACAGAAAGACTACCTGAAATAAACCCTGAACTAGCAAATGAAGTAAAAGAAATACTTGATTACCATAAATCAATTCGACATCTGCGTGGAGGGGAAGCAACAAAATTAAAATACAAAAAAGAAGAAGAAATTGTAAAGTAG